One Synechococcus sp. MU1617 genomic window, GAACGCCAACCCGCCCTGCGGATTGAAACCGACACCAACTACAAATTGGTGAAGTTCATCGACCCCACCGCAGCAGGCGAGGGGCAAGATGAAGACACCATCACCGAAAGCTTCATCAACAAGCTGGGGGTGGGCGACAGACAGGTGACCTATCAACCTCTGTATTTCACCGCTTTCGCGCGTGCCGACAAACGCGTCGACAACTTCGGCGGTGAAGGCCAGGGAGGACCGCTCAACGGAGCCTTCTTCCAGAACATCACCAGCAGCAATGTGCGCTTTGTGATCGACGGATCAGGCTCGATGAGCGCCTGCATGATGTGGGGAGATGGTTATGGCTCCTGGCGCACCTTTTACGACCCAAACCAAGGGCGCTACCGGGACACCCGTCGGATTTGCGCGTTAACCCGGATGGAATCCTTGATCAGTGAAATGACGATGATCCTTGAGCAGCTGCCCAACAACACCAAGGTGGGGCTCACCTCCTTCAGCTCAAATGGCTATGGAAACCACAAAGAGTGGAATGAATCAACAAGTGGACTGGTGCGTTTGGGTGATGAGGGCAAGCGCGACTCAGCCATTCAGTTTGTTAACACCCTGGACAACGACAGGGTGACCCGATGGGGTGGAACCGATCCCTGGAACGCCATCCAATCAGCCTTTGACGACACGGAGGCTGACACGCTGTATTTGATGTCGGACGGTCGACCCAACCGGGATCGCAATGGCGGCAACTGGTCAAGTTGGGATCACCAACCCACAGCCAATTACTACGCAGGGGAAAATGACGATCGCCAACATAACGGGGAAGACCGGGCACTGATTGTGAACACAACTTCCCTCGGCCTGGAGTCACCCTGGCTGGAAAAACTTTCTGAACTAACGCAGGGCTATTACAACCAAATCGACAAAGATTCTCTGACTGAGGGAGAAGACGACGTGAGTTAATCCATCAAATGAGGGAAGGGGGCTTGGTTTTAGCTCCCCCCTCCATCGTTGAGCTTGAGCACAGCCATAAAGGCCTCCTGCGGCACATCCACCTTGCCCATGGCCTTCATCCGCTTCTTGCCCTTGGCCTGCTTCTTCAGCAGTTTCTTCTTCCGTGAGATGTCACCGCCATAGCACTTGGCAAGCACATCCTTGCGGATGGCACTGATGCTGGTGGAGGCAATGATCCGGCTTCCAATCGAGGCCTGAATGGGGATCTTGAACTGCTGGCGTGGAATCAGCTCCTTGAGTTTCTCCACCAAGGCCTTGCCCACGTTGTAGGCCTTGTCTTGGTGGACGATCGTGGTGAGGGCATCGGCCCGCTCGCCGTTGATCAACACATCCAGACGCACCAGCTGGTTCTTGCGGTAACCGATCAGGCTGTATTCCATCGACGCATAGCCCTGGGTGCGCGTCTTCATCTGATCGAAGAAGTCGGTCACCACCTCCGCCAGCGGTAACTCGTAGATCAACGTCACCCGATCGGTGGTGATGTATTTCATGTCGATGTAGTCACCCCGCCGCTCCTGGCAGAGGCCCATCAGTGCGCCGTTGTATTCATTTGGCGCATAGATCTCCATCTTCACGTAGGGCTCTTCGATCGACTCACGCTTTTGCGGATCGGGAAGCGTGGCGGGGTTGTCCACCATCACTTCGGAGCCATCGATCATGTTCACCTTGTAGATCACCGATGGCGCGGTGACGATCAGATCAAGGTCGTATTCACGCTCAAGCCGCTCCTGCACGATTTCCATGTGCAGCAGGCCAAGGAAGCCGCAACGGAAGCCGAAGCCCATGGCGCTGCTGGTTTCCGGCTCGTACTTCAGCGCTGCATCCGAGAGCTGCAACTTGTCGAGGGCATCGCGCAGATCGGGGTACTGATCGGCCTCGGTGGGGAAGAGGCCGCAGAACACCATTGGCTTGGCCTCGGTGTAACCCGGTAAAGCCTTATCCGCCGGTGCGTTCACCAGGGTGATGGTGTCGCCGACGCGGGCATCAGCCACCGCCTTGATCGACGCCGCCAGGTAGCCCACTTCACCGGCGTGGAGTTCATCCACCTTCTTCTGATCCGGCGCCATGATCCCGATCTCATCGAGCTCATAGGTCTTCTTGCTGGCCATCAGCAGCACCTTGTCTTTGCAGCTGATCCGGCCGCTCATCACACGGAAATACACGATCACGCCCCGGTAGGGGTCGTAATACGAATCGAAGATCAGTGCCTTGGTGGGCTCCTCTACTGCATCCTTCGGCGGCGGCACCCGGTCGACCACGGCCTGCAGGATCTCGGGCACCCCCAAGCCGGTCTTGGCCGAGCAAGAGATGGCGTTGCTGCAATCGAGCCCGATAATCGCCTCGACCTCTTCCTTGATCCTGTCCGGATCCGCACCGGGAAGATCGATCTTGTTGAGCACCGGGATGATCTCGAGATCATTGTCCAGCGCCAGATACACGTTGGCCAGGGTCTGGGCTTCCACCCCCTGGCTGGCATCCACCACCAGCAATGCCCCTTCGCAGGCCTGAAGGCTGCGGCTCACCTCATAGGAAAAGTCAACGTGGCCAGGGGTGTCGATCAGATTGAGGACGTACTCCTCTCCATCGGCAGCGGTGTAGTTCATCCGGGCGGCCTGGAGCTTGATTGTGATCCCTCGCTCCCTCTCCAGATCCATGTTGTCCAGGAACTGCTCCTGCATGTCCCGATTGGCCACCGTCCCGGTGTCCTGCAGCAACCGGTCGGCCAGGGTCGACTTGCCGTGGTCGATGTGGGCAATGATGCAGAAGTTACGGATCCGTGAGACGGGGGCGTCGGTCATGCAGCGGCGGAATCCCGTCTCGGGTCCAGAGTTAGTCGTTGTCTCAATCCTAAGGAGCGGCACCAGAGGTCATGAGCAATCCCTGGACCCTGTTGCTGCTGGCGATCAGCGCTGAGGTGATCGGCACCTCCTGCCTGCGCTTGTCAGAAGGCATGACCCGACCGCTGCCCACCCTGCTGGTGTTCAGCGCCTACGCCCTTGCCATGGCCCTGCTCTCCAAGGTGGTGCTGAGCATTCCCCTGGGGATCACCTATGCCCTCTGGAGCGGCATCGGCACCGTGGTGATCGTGCTGGTGGGGCGATTCGCCTACAGCCAGATGCTGCAGCCCGCCCAATTGATCGGCATCGCCCTGATCACCGCAGGTGTGGTCTTGGTGAACCTGGGGGAATGACCTTCAAGGGGTGAGCCCCAGCAGGGCATCGCTGCGCCCCCGCATCCGCTGCAGCACCTGCGGATCCTGCTGCGGATCCTCATGGATGCTGGGCAACAGCGCTTGCAGACGCTGCTGCCAGGCCTCGCTGTCGAGCCGTTGCTTGAAACAGCGCTGCAGCACCTCCAACATGATCGTGACGGCCGTGCTTGCTCCTGGGGAGGCCCCCAACAACGCCGCCAGGGAGCCATCACCGGAGGCCACCACCTCGGTTCCCAACTGCAGCCGTCCGCCCTGCTTGCTGCGTTTGATGATCTGAACCCGCTGGCCCGCCACCGAGAGCGTCCAGTCTTCGGCGCGGGCGGTAGGCATGAATTGCTGCAGCGCCTCATGCCGCTCCGCAGGGCTCTGGCGCAGCTGATTGATCAAGTACTGCACCAGTTCGAAATTGGTGGCACCCACCTGCAGCATTGGCACCAAATTTGTGGCGCGCACGGAAGCAGGCAAATCCAGCAAGGAGCCCTGCTTAAGGAACTTACTGCTGAAACCTGCGAAAGGGCCGAACAACAGCGAGCGCTTACCATCGATCCAGCGGGTGTCGAGGTGAGGAACCGACATCGGTGGAGCCCCCAC contains:
- a CDS encoding vWA domain-containing protein, translating into MRSEVERSMHLVIDKSETFAADQTHINLNDSRYTSLVNDCTALAGNRPFKPLFGVKMIELNQPVLYGISLGSGGFTIERCGAPLNPDGKYNETADVFLSRVLENIGAIPCRKESELKEGESLATVCEEDGPTKAEILNSTDFTFTSGKTPSRSERQPALRIETDTNYKLVKFIDPTAAGEGQDEDTITESFINKLGVGDRQVTYQPLYFTAFARADKRVDNFGGEGQGGPLNGAFFQNITSSNVRFVIDGSGSMSACMMWGDGYGSWRTFYDPNQGRYRDTRRICALTRMESLISEMTMILEQLPNNTKVGLTSFSSNGYGNHKEWNESTSGLVRLGDEGKRDSAIQFVNTLDNDRVTRWGGTDPWNAIQSAFDDTEADTLYLMSDGRPNRDRNGGNWSSWDHQPTANYYAGENDDRQHNGEDRALIVNTTSLGLESPWLEKLSELTQGYYNQIDKDSLTEGEDDVS
- the lepA gene encoding translation elongation factor 4 — encoded protein: MTDAPVSRIRNFCIIAHIDHGKSTLADRLLQDTGTVANRDMQEQFLDNMDLERERGITIKLQAARMNYTAADGEEYVLNLIDTPGHVDFSYEVSRSLQACEGALLVVDASQGVEAQTLANVYLALDNDLEIIPVLNKIDLPGADPDRIKEEVEAIIGLDCSNAISCSAKTGLGVPEILQAVVDRVPPPKDAVEEPTKALIFDSYYDPYRGVIVYFRVMSGRISCKDKVLLMASKKTYELDEIGIMAPDQKKVDELHAGEVGYLAASIKAVADARVGDTITLVNAPADKALPGYTEAKPMVFCGLFPTEADQYPDLRDALDKLQLSDAALKYEPETSSAMGFGFRCGFLGLLHMEIVQERLEREYDLDLIVTAPSVIYKVNMIDGSEVMVDNPATLPDPQKRESIEEPYVKMEIYAPNEYNGALMGLCQERRGDYIDMKYITTDRVTLIYELPLAEVVTDFFDQMKTRTQGYASMEYSLIGYRKNQLVRLDVLINGERADALTTIVHQDKAYNVGKALVEKLKELIPRQQFKIPIQASIGSRIIASTSISAIRKDVLAKCYGGDISRKKKLLKKQAKGKKRMKAMGKVDVPQEAFMAVLKLNDGGGS
- a CDS encoding multidrug efflux SMR transporter → MSNPWTLLLLAISAEVIGTSCLRLSEGMTRPLPTLLVFSAYALAMALLSKVVLSIPLGITYALWSGIGTVVIVLVGRFAYSQMLQPAQLIGIALITAGVVLVNLGE